From a region of the Campylobacter showae CSUNSWCD genome:
- a CDS encoding DNA adenine methylase, with product MENQAYLKEQILTYLGNKRSLLGFIEQGVNIAKQALGKEKLSCCDLFSGSGIVSRFFKSHANFIVANDLELYSCVTNECYLANADAKFKKELDFWHEKLTRQIGANLQEGFICELYAPKDEANISPTDRVFYTKKNAAYIDTARRMIDSLVPQELRVFFVAPLLYSASVHANTSGIFKGFHKNKDGLGQFGGRGKHALSRITADIGLLKPVFSNFNVEFDVQRRDANELAAELPPLDLVYLDPPYNQHPYGSNYFMLNLIASYERPSEISRVSGIARGWNRSVFNQKSAAAPAFFELISKLKAKFVLISFNSEGFIAREEFSQNLAGLGEVQILEQKYNAFRGSRNLASRPTHVSELLYVLKKA from the coding sequence ATGGAAAATCAGGCGTATTTAAAAGAGCAAATTTTAACTTATCTAGGCAACAAACGCTCGCTTTTAGGCTTTATCGAACAAGGTGTAAATATCGCAAAACAGGCGCTTGGTAAAGAAAAACTAAGCTGCTGCGACCTTTTTAGCGGTAGCGGCATCGTGTCGCGGTTTTTTAAATCCCACGCAAATTTCATCGTCGCAAACGACCTGGAGCTTTATAGCTGCGTCACGAACGAGTGCTACCTCGCAAACGCGGACGCAAAATTTAAAAAAGAGCTTGATTTTTGGCATGAAAAATTAACTCGCCAGATCGGCGCAAATTTGCAGGAAGGCTTTATCTGTGAGCTTTACGCGCCAAAAGACGAGGCAAACATTTCGCCTACTGACCGCGTCTTTTACACGAAGAAAAACGCCGCCTACATCGACACCGCGCGCCGGATGATCGACTCGCTCGTGCCGCAGGAGCTGCGCGTTTTTTTCGTCGCTCCGTTGCTGTATTCAGCCAGCGTGCACGCTAACACTAGCGGCATTTTTAAGGGCTTTCATAAAAACAAAGACGGCCTGGGGCAGTTTGGCGGACGCGGCAAGCACGCGCTATCTCGCATCACGGCCGATATCGGCTTGCTTAAGCCCGTTTTTTCAAATTTTAACGTCGAATTTGACGTGCAAAGGCGAGACGCAAATGAGCTTGCCGCCGAGCTTCCGCCACTTGATCTGGTCTATCTTGATCCGCCGTATAATCAGCACCCCTACGGCTCGAACTACTTTATGTTAAATTTGATCGCTAGTTACGAGCGTCCGAGCGAAATCTCGCGGGTTTCCGGTATCGCTAGAGGCTGGAATCGCTCGGTTTTTAATCAAAAATCAGCCGCCGCGCCGGCGTTTTTCGAGCTAATCTCAAAGCTAAAAGCCAAATTCGTGCTCATCTCGTTTAACTCCGAGGGCTTCATCGCGCGCGAGGAATTTAGCCAAAATTTAGCCGGGCTCGGCGAAGTGCAAATTTTGGAGCAAAAATACAATGCCTTTCGCGGCAGCAGAAATCTAGCCAGCCGTCCGACGCACGTTAGCGAGCTACTTTATGTTTTAAAAAAGGCGTAA
- a CDS encoding UDP-N-acetylmuramate dehydrogenase, with amino-acid sequence MTQLVDFSKFSSVRVGGVHEVAVLESAEDALKQGFAGRVMIGGANNLLISPNPQPMMMLGGAFDYINLSGDVLSIGAATKSGKIYNFAKKQGIGGFEFLQNIPGTLGGLIKMNAGLCGVSISEDLLAVRLGRGWVERERISFSYRKSGIDEPIFGAEFKISREFDAALAADFATKRANQPKGASFGSCFVNPPGDYAGRLIEAVGLKGYAIGGAKFSEHHANFIINFNAATFADVTGLINLARERVLEQFGIELKTEVVIL; translated from the coding sequence ATGACGCAGCTTGTAGATTTTTCCAAATTTAGCTCGGTGCGAGTGGGCGGCGTGCACGAGGTGGCGGTGCTAGAAAGCGCAGAGGACGCGCTAAAGCAGGGATTTGCCGGACGAGTGATGATAGGCGGCGCGAACAACCTACTCATCTCGCCAAACCCGCAGCCGATGATGATGCTAGGCGGCGCGTTTGATTATATAAACTTAAGCGGCGACGTGCTTAGTATCGGCGCTGCGACGAAATCGGGCAAAATTTACAACTTCGCCAAAAAGCAGGGCATCGGCGGATTTGAGTTTTTACAAAATATCCCGGGTACGCTTGGCGGGCTAATCAAAATGAACGCGGGGCTTTGCGGCGTTAGCATCAGCGAAGATCTGCTAGCGGTGCGGCTAGGACGCGGCTGGGTAGAGCGTGAGAGGATAAGCTTTAGCTACCGAAAAAGCGGGATAGATGAGCCGATATTTGGCGCCGAGTTTAAAATCTCGCGCGAATTTGACGCGGCTCTTGCGGCGGACTTTGCCACTAAGCGCGCAAATCAGCCAAAAGGCGCTAGCTTTGGCAGCTGTTTTGTTAATCCGCCCGGAGACTACGCAGGCAGGCTGATCGAGGCCGTAGGGCTAAAAGGCTACGCGATAGGTGGGGCTAAATTTAGCGAACATCACGCGAATTTCATCATAAATTTTAACGCCGCGACCTTTGCGGACGTGACCGGGCTCATAAATTTGGCCCGCGAGCGCGTTTTGGAGCAGTTTGGCATCGAGCTAAAAACCGAGGTGGTAATACTATAA
- a CDS encoding menaquinone biosynthesis family protein — protein sequence MFKHINVAHSPDADDIFMYKAIDFGWVSSKNLKFSATALDIQTLNDEALKGTYEATAISFALYPLICDEYALLRTAVSFGEGYGPKLVKKKGAVLKRNFKVALSGKHTTNALLFRMAYPQARIVYKNFLEIEGAVLSGEVDAGVLIHESILDFSDELCVEHEIWDIWSELAGENLPLPLGGMAVRRSLPITDATECERVLTEGVRIATAHKPFLSHMLMERNLIRVDKEKLKTYLNLYANDNSVSMNETQIKAVNRLFALGYERGFYPLPIKAENYLVPTEYNDIRFS from the coding sequence ATTTTTAAGCATATAAACGTCGCTCACTCGCCCGACGCCGACGATATTTTTATGTATAAGGCGATTGATTTTGGCTGGGTAAGCTCCAAAAATCTAAAATTTAGCGCCACCGCGCTTGATATCCAGACGCTAAACGACGAGGCGCTAAAAGGCACCTATGAAGCCACGGCGATCAGCTTCGCGCTATATCCTCTTATCTGCGACGAATACGCGCTTTTGCGCACGGCGGTGAGCTTCGGCGAGGGCTACGGCCCAAAGCTCGTCAAGAAAAAGGGCGCGGTTTTAAAGCGAAATTTCAAGGTCGCGCTCAGCGGCAAACACACAACAAATGCGCTGCTTTTTCGCATGGCATACCCTCAGGCGCGCATAGTTTATAAAAACTTTCTCGAGATCGAAGGCGCAGTTTTAAGCGGCGAGGTGGACGCGGGCGTGCTGATACACGAGAGTATTTTGGATTTTTCGGACGAGCTTTGCGTGGAGCACGAGATCTGGGATATCTGGAGCGAGCTAGCAGGCGAAAATTTGCCGTTGCCGCTAGGAGGCATGGCGGTTCGCCGTAGCCTGCCGATAACGGACGCTACCGAGTGCGAGCGCGTGCTAACCGAGGGCGTACGTATCGCCACCGCGCATAAGCCCTTTTTATCGCACATGCTGATGGAGCGAAATTTGATCCGCGTCGATAAAGAAAAGCTAAAAACCTACCTAAATCTCTACGCAAATGATAACTCCGTCTCGATGAACGAAACGCAGATAAAAGCGGTAAATAGGCTCTTTGCTCTCGGTTACGAGCGCGGATTTTACCCGCTGCCAATCAAGGCCGAAAACTACCTCGTGCCGACCGAGTACAACGATATAAGGTTTAGCTAA
- a CDS encoding phosphatase PAP2/dual specificity phosphatase family protein produces the protein MKTKLFLSQLAALVVVAAIFYASYGATNALASARANVPEIYFAWERAVPFWAWSIVPYWSLNLLYALGFFLCRDAGELARYVMQLLAAQIIATLFFIVFPLQISWEKPAVSGFSGFLFSSLAAFDLPFNQAPSLHIILCVVVGAFYLRKARAVWLKAALVAWFALIGLSVLTTHQHHFIDIPTGLAAGCFVLLVRPTDGEPLRFAMTAVTARYKWAALYLGLAFLTLFAAILGAKIWSSWMLWLSWASLSFALVACGYALLGAGVFAKNGQGRHAFAAKALLFPYLCIARLNALFWLRGRRLSDEILPGLYLGSVKVAGKFDAVLDCAAEFERPSSAQIYASLPMLDMITPGADELRRGADELERLVKMAFSSGANLPQRAAKLGPNFGAKAGYAHGRNLKFDEKADARANLQTSGAANEREVAEARQTLANSNERAAEQNGKKVLVCCALGYGRSASVLLAWMVIYRGFGFDDALNLLKSRREKIAVSSSLRDQIARLAAEAHANSKADQLKMG, from the coding sequence AACGCCCTCGCGAGCGCTCGCGCGAACGTGCCCGAGATTTATTTTGCGTGGGAGCGCGCGGTGCCGTTTTGGGCGTGGAGTATCGTGCCGTATTGGTCTCTAAATTTGCTCTACGCGCTTGGATTTTTCCTCTGCCGTGACGCCGGGGAGCTCGCGCGTTACGTTATGCAGCTGCTCGCCGCGCAGATTATCGCGACGCTATTTTTTATCGTTTTTCCTCTGCAAATTTCGTGGGAAAAGCCTGCAGTTTCGGGCTTTAGCGGCTTTTTGTTCTCTAGCCTCGCCGCCTTTGACCTCCCGTTTAATCAAGCCCCGTCGCTGCACATCATACTTTGCGTCGTGGTGGGCGCATTTTACCTTCGCAAGGCGCGCGCAGTTTGGCTTAAGGCGGCGCTTGTAGCGTGGTTCGCGCTCATCGGCCTTAGCGTACTAACCACGCATCAGCACCATTTTATCGACATTCCGACGGGGTTAGCCGCTGGTTGTTTCGTATTGCTCGTTCGTCCGACGGATGGCGAGCCGCTTAGATTTGCCATGACTGCGGTGACTGCGCGCTACAAGTGGGCGGCTCTATATCTGGGGCTTGCATTTCTGACGCTTTTTGCGGCGATTTTAGGAGCTAAAATTTGGAGCTCGTGGATGCTGTGGCTATCATGGGCGAGCCTTAGTTTCGCGCTGGTTGCTTGCGGTTACGCGCTTTTGGGCGCGGGTGTTTTTGCTAAAAACGGGCAAGGCCGTCACGCTTTCGCGGCTAAAGCTTTACTTTTTCCATATCTTTGCATCGCGCGGTTAAATGCGCTCTTTTGGCTGCGCGGACGCCGGCTTTCAGACGAGATTTTGCCAGGGCTGTATTTGGGCTCGGTTAAGGTGGCGGGCAAATTTGACGCCGTGCTAGACTGCGCGGCCGAGTTCGAGAGACCTAGCAGCGCGCAAATTTACGCGAGCCTACCTATGCTAGATATGATAACGCCCGGCGCAGACGAGCTGAGGCGCGGCGCGGACGAGCTTGAGCGACTCGTGAAAATGGCTTTTAGCAGCGGCGCAAATTTACCGCAAAGGGCGGCGAAACTAGGACCAAATTTTGGCGCCAAGGCGGGCTACGCGCACGGGCGAAATTTGAAATTTGACGAGAAAGCGGACGCGCGGGCAAACCTGCAAACGAGCGGCGCGGCAAACGAACGAGAGGTTGCCGAGGCGAGACAAACTCTCGCGAACTCAAACGAACGAGCCGCTGAGCAAAATGGCAAAAAGGTGCTAGTGTGCTGCGCGCTAGGCTACGGCAGGAGCGCGTCGGTGCTGCTTGCTTGGATGGTAATTTATAGGGGCTTTGGCTTTGACGACGCGCTAAATTTGCTAAAATCGCGCCGCGAAAAGATCGCCGTCTCTAGCTCGCTACGCGATCAGATAGCGCGGCTAGCCGCAGAAGCCCACGCAAATTCGAAAGCGGACCAACTAAAGATGGGCTAA
- the fliQ gene encoding flagellar biosynthesis protein FliQ, with protein MQSTLIELGIETFKIALYLSFPMLLAGLSAGLIISIFQATTQINEMTLSFVPKIILVVVVIIFLMPWMVSMMVDFTTRMIEFIPNFVQ; from the coding sequence ATGCAATCAACGCTCATAGAACTCGGCATCGAAACCTTCAAGATCGCGCTATATCTGAGCTTTCCTATGCTGCTCGCGGGCCTGTCGGCGGGCCTTATCATCAGTATATTTCAGGCTACGACGCAGATAAACGAGATGACGCTAAGCTTCGTGCCAAAGATCATTTTAGTCGTCGTCGTGATTATATTTTTGATGCCGTGGATGGTCTCGATGATGGTTGATTTCACGACGCGCATGATAGAGTTTATACCGAATTTCGTGCAATGA